Proteins from a single region of Brassica napus cultivar Da-Ae unplaced genomic scaffold, Da-Ae ScsIHWf_1538;HRSCAF=2138, whole genome shotgun sequence:
- the LOC125597751 gene encoding NAC domain-containing protein 6-like: MAHPRDLKFSPIDQNLVGYYLRNRVDTGKDGFITDIKLYEDEPWLLPHVKNDQFKENMWFYFVLRTRNLGSRPKRTVPGRGSSNGGTWTTSGVKKAITDRNNPKVVIGYKTELAYHKKVKGKLKGDTTGWCMTEYWLASENDAQFQEVVLCHLRDNNKMVVDQPPESKNGDNDIATEQPQQGNSDDNNNRLLDFTHQQRPLIPPFEGQGLRLQTIMGYSDKATQEQQHPPISPPPQRQDSGSINNALVIMEDECVSQDEIFNLADLEAGITHPQQQHRQMMVDPYDDISFSRLAMPNNLIYHHEDSWHQDTSPWNNTNPRGLIFNSHGCEIQDQTVTKGVNQDSYY, from the coding sequence ATGGCTCATCCAAGGGACTTAAAGTTCTCTCCGATTGACCAGAATTTGGTGGGGTATTATCTACGCAACAGAGTGGATACAGGAAAAGATGGTTTCATCACAGATATCAAACTTTATGAAGACGAGCCGTGGCTTCTTCCGCACGTCAAGAATGATCAATTCAAAGAGAACATGTGGTTTTACTTTGTTCTAAGGACACGTAATTTGGGGAGCAGGCCCAAACGCACGGTTCCCGGTAGAGGAAGCAGTAACGGcggaacttggacgacaagtgGCGTAAAGAAGGCGATCACTGACCGTAACAACCCCAAGGTTGTGATCGGATACAAAACAGAACTCGCGTACCACAAGAAAGTCAAGGGAAAGCTTAAAGGAGACACCACTGGTTGGTGTATGACGGAGTATTGGCTTGCAAGTGAGAACGATGCTCAGTTCCAAGAAGTAGTCTTGTGTCATCTCCGTGACAATAACAAGATGGTCGTTGACCAGCCACCAGAGAGCAAAAACGGAGACAATGACATCGCCACAGAGCAGCCTCAACAAGGGAACAGCGATGACAACAACAATAGACTCCTTGACTTCACTCATCAACAGCGGCCACTGATTCCTCCTTTTGAAGGACAGGGATTGAGACTTCAAACCATTATGGGATATTCTGATAAGGCCACTCAAGAACAACAACATCCACCGatttctcctcctcctcaacgTCAAGATTCCGGAAGCATAAACAACGCACTTGTAATCATGGAAGATGAGTGTGTTAGCCAAGATGAAATATTCAATCTAGCTGACCTGGAAGCCGGCATCACTCATCCACAACAACAACATCGTCAGATGATGGTGGATCCTTATGATGATATATCTTTCTCAAGATTGGCAATGCCGAACAACCTGATTTACCATCATGAAGACTCATGGCATCAAGATACCTCTCCATGGAACAACACCAATCCTCGTGGACTCATATTCAATTCTCATGGATGTGAGATCCAAGATCAAACTGTCACCAAGGGAGTCAATCAAGATTCATATTATTAG
- the LOC125597762 gene encoding serine/threonine-protein kinase STY13-like isoform X2: MEKRSGEEEEGGVGKKDRIFRADKIDLKSLDKQLEKHLSRVWSRNLEITHKAKEEEWEINLAKLETRNVIARGTFGTVYKGIYDGEAVAVKVLDWEDDGQESKTNRTLFRQEVTVWHKLNHPNVTKFVGASMGTTNLKIPTADSENSLPQRACCVVVEYVSGGTLKQYLIRNRRKKLAFKVVIKLALDLSRGLSYLHSEKIVHRDVKTENMLLDVQSNLKIADFGVARVEALNPKDMTGETGTLGYMAPEMASHTTEGVMFTALEYVYGKSTAVKCLILILALSMFLQLLSYII, translated from the exons ATGGAGAAGAGatcaggagaagaagaagaaggaggtgTTGGGAAGAAAGACAGGATCTTTCGAGCAGACAAGATCGATTTGAAGAGTTTAGATAAACAGCTTGAGAAACATCTGAGTAGGGTTTGGTCGAGGAACCTTGAGATAACTCATAAAGCTAAGGAGGAAGAGTGGGAGATTAATTTGGCTAAGTTGGAAACAAGGAATGTTATTGCTCGTGGTACTTTTGGGACGGTCTATAAAGGCATCTATGATGGTGAAGCTGTTGCag TGAAGGTGCTTGATTGGGAAGATGATGGTCAAGAAAGCAAAACAAATCGGACTTTATTTCGTCAAGAGGTCACTGTTTGGCACAAACTAAACCACCCAAATGTCACTAAG TTTGTTGGAGCATCAATGGGAACAACGAATCTGAAAATACCAACAGCTGATTCAGAAAACTCGTTACCTCAACGAGCTTGTTGTGTGGTTGTGGAATATGTTTCTGGTGGAACGTTGAAACAGTACTTGATCCGTAATAGACGCAAGAAACTCGCGTTTAAAGTTGTTATCAAACTCGCTCTCGACCTCTCTCGAGG GCTAAGCTATCTGCACTCAGAGAAGATTGTGCACCGTGATGTGAAAACAGAGAATATGCTTTTGGATGTTCAAAGTAATCTGAAAATAGCAGATTTTGGAGTAGCGAGAGTGGAAGCTCTGAATCCAAAGGACATGACTGGAGAAACGGGTACTCTTGGATACATGGCTCCTGAG ATGGCAAGCCATACAACAGAAGGTGTGATGTTTACAGCTTTGGAATATGTTTATGGGAAATCTACTGCTGTGAAATGCCTTATCCTGATCTTAGCTTTGTCGATGTTTCTTCAGCTGTTGTCTTACAT AATATGA
- the LOC125597759 gene encoding NAC domain-containing protein 6-like has product MAHPRDLKFSPIDQNLVGYYLRNRVDTGKDGFITDIKLYEDEPWLLPHVKNDQFKENMWFYFVLRTRNLGSRPKRTVPGRGSSNGGTWTTSGVKKAITDRNNPKVVIGYKTELAYHKKVKGKLKGDTTGWCMTEYWLASENDAQFQEVVLCHLRDNNKMVVDESKNGDNDIATEQPQQGNSDDNNNRLLDFTHQQRPLIPPFEGQGLRLQTIMGYSDKATQEQQHPPISPPPQRQDSGSINNALVIMEDECVSQDEIFNLADLEAGITHPQQQHRQMMVDPYDDISFSRLAMPNNLIYHHEDSWHQDTSPWNNTNPRGLIFNSHGYEIQDQTVTKGHNQDSYY; this is encoded by the coding sequence ATGGCTCATCCAAGGGACTTAAAGTTCTCTCCGATTGACCAGAATTTGGTGGGGTATTATCTACGCAACAGAGTGGATACAGGAAAAGATGGTTTCATCACAGATATCAAACTTTATGAAGACGAGCCGTGGCTTCTTCCGCACGTCAAGAATGATCAATTCAAAGAGAACATGTGGTTTTACTTTGTTCTAAGGACACGTAATTTGGGGAGCAGGCCCAAACGCACGGTTCCCGGTAGAGGAAGCAGTAACGGcggaacttggacgacaagtgGCGTAAAGAAGGCGATCACTGACCGTAACAACCCCAAGGTTGTGATCGGATACAAAACAGAACTCGCGTACCACAAGAAAGTCAAGGGAAAGCTTAAAGGAGACACCACTGGTTGGTGTATGACGGAGTATTGGCTTGCAAGTGAGAACGATGCTCAGTTCCAAGAAGTAGTCTTGTGTCATCTCCGTGACAATAACAAGATGGTCGTTGACGAGAGCAAAAACGGAGACAATGACATCGCCACAGAGCAGCCTCAACAAGGGAACAGCGATGACAACAACAATAGACTCCTTGACTTCACTCATCAACAGCGGCCACTGATTCCTCCTTTTGAAGGACAGGGATTGAGACTTCAAACCATTATGGGATATTCTGATAAGGCCACTCAAGAACAACAACATCCACCGatttctcctcctcctcaacgTCAAGATTCCGGAAGCATAAACAACGCACTTGTAATCATGGAAGATGAGTGTGTTAGCCAAGATGAAATATTCAATCTAGCTGACCTGGAAGCCGGCATCACTCATCCACAACAACAACATCGTCAGATGATGGTGGATCCTTATGATGATATATCTTTCTCAAGATTGGCAATGCCGAACAACCTGATTTACCATCATGAAGACTCATGGCATCAAGATACCTCTCCATGGAACAACACCAATCCTCGTGGACTCATATTCAATTCTCATGGATATGAGATCCAAGATCAAACTGTCACCAAGGGACACAATCAAGATTCATATTATTAG
- the LOC125597755 gene encoding non-specific lipid transfer protein GPI-anchored 25-like yields the protein MAATSNAVVLIVILAITFSSSSAVTETQAPSPPALTCTEELVMFSPCLPYVSAAPNNISDAPDPLCCSAFSTSVNSGAGNCLCYLLRQPMILGFPLDRSRLLSLSQICSDLSSDESFESICSPSESPELPPLQSIQFTAPFVYGDKASASSPSFAISREAAGISPTSDQPSPETDSLSSTPESIINGSPKITSFCFLSTIIMTLPTFDLFLLAL from the exons ATGGCCGCCACAAGCAACGCCGTCGTGCTCATCGTCATACTTGCGATCaccttctcttcctcctccgcaGTGACCGAGACGCAGGCACCTTCTCCACCGGCTCTCACCTGTACGGAGGAGCTAGTCATGTTCTCTCCATGCCTTCCTTACGTCTCCGCTGCACCGAACAACATCTCAGACGCGCCGGATCCTCTTTGCTGCTCGGCTTTCTCCACATCCGTTAATTCCGGCGCCGGAAACTGCCTCTGTTATCTTCTCCGGCAACCTATGATCCTTGGATTCCCGTTGGATAGATCACGACTGCTTTCTCTTTCCCAGATCTGTAGCGATCTTAGCTCCGACGAATCTTTCGAGTCTATCTGCTCGCCATCAG AGTCGCCGGAGCTTCCGCCGCTTCAGAGCATTCAGTTCACAGCTCCTTTTGTTTACG GTGATAAAGCTTCCGCATCTTCTCCATCGTTCGCCATTTCACGGGAAGCCGCCGGAATTTCACCAACCTCCGATCAACCCTCACCAGAGACAGATAGCTTATCATCAACACCAGAATCCATCATAAACGGCTCCCCAAAGATCACAAGCTTCTGCTTTCTCTCGACCATCATCATGACGCTGCCCACTTTTGATCTCTTCCTTTTGGCTTTGTGA
- the LOC125597752 gene encoding uncharacterized protein LOC125597752: MDTDQEMSQNPPGFDGEQVPVSNHNFWENTLFDGDDHVKRSSFTPGETDLNQLPAIPPVSSGQGLPFAPVDFPSPGDVWTWRVGRRVSATGFHKDRFLILPERLKMKNAPKSFASKNTLSRYLETNFPEMDVNAFFASFSWNIPALFQPSAERVDAASLFEETNKEGENVEDGKNEGSTSRYSQRKRKQVQTQTYEPLQVKPKAIGRKATKQKPSSSSRRSTRQKQGDVVDLEAEAEEEEENEAAATKPGNRMKKRRGSAAEKQEDAPIPHVYVSPMNGVLAVSHSPVEINPEEFDNYLNTLENLLQQQPSQAGQESSSPSLPVTASSPVKEYEWAEARMKLSSLLDKDFSSLLMSNEAAELAALATKLKKDPSLSAEEIVRLKLIEEIPTFSQVFQENKNVIVEADRFFSALELNKAKVASLKYEYSDLKDKLGNIQTEVDANSETIRQIDDQIAQLQARRTELTRCISKKEKEKVDLSYGQKMVANSIPKVVQEVQAANSKKPEWEMKKENAVKREEEILNKFASLKGFYL; this comes from the exons ATGGATACGGATCAAGAGATGAGTCAAAATCCGCCTGG ATTTGATGGTGAACAAGTCCCAGTCAGTAACCACAACTTTTGGGAGAATACATTGTTTGATGGTGATGATCATGTGAAGAGAAGCTCCTTCACTCCTGGTGAAACGGATCTGAACCAACTCCCAGCGATTCCACCGGTTTCTAGTGGTCAAGGTTTGCCTTTTGCGCCTGTTGATTTCCCCAGCCCCGGAGATGTCTGGACGTGGAGAGTTGGGAGGAGAGTGAGTGCTACTGGGTTTCATAAGGATAGGTTCCTCATCCTCCCTGAGAGGCTTAAGATGAAGAATGCACCAAAGTCATTTGCCAGCAAAAACACTCTTTCTCGTTATCTCGAGACGAATTTCCCTGAGATGGATGTTAATGCCTTCTTTGCATCTTTTAGCTGGAACATCCCTGCTTTGTTTCAGCCCTCCGCCGAAAGAG TTGATGCTGCATCTCTCTTTGAAGAGACTAACAAAGAAGGTGAGAATGTTGAGGATGGGAAGAATGAAGGTTCAACTTCGCGTTACAGCCAGAGGAAGAGAAAACAGGTGCAGACACAGACTTATGAGCCTCTTCAAGTTAAACCTAAAGCTATCGGCAGGAAAGCAACCAAACAGAAGCCATCCTCTTCTTCGAGACGCTCCACAAGACAGAAACAAGGCGATGTGGTTGACTTGGAagcagaagcagaagaagaagaagagaacgaAGCAGCTGCAACAAAACCCGGCAATAGAATGAAGAAACGCAGAGGTAGCGCTGCAGAGAAACAAGAAGATGCTCCGATTCCTCATGTCTATGTTTCTCCTATGAACGGTGTCCTTGCGGTCTCTCACTCCCCTGTGGAGATCAACCCGGAAGAGTTTGACAATTATCTCAACACGCTGGAGAATCTTCTTCAGCAGCAGCCTTCACAAGCAGGACAGgagtcttcttctccttctcttcctgTTACTGCAAGCTCTCCAGTGAAAGAATATGAATGGGCAGAAGCTCGGATGAAGCTTTCATCGCTTCTCGACAAAGACTTCTCTTCCCTGCTCATGTCTAATGAAGCTGCGGAGCTAGCAGCCTTAGCAACAAAACTTAAGAAAGATCCAAGCCTCTCAGCTGAAGAGATTGTGAGGTTGAAGCTTATCGAAGAGATTCCAACTTTCAGCCAAGTGTTTCAGGAGAACAAGAACGTGATAGTGGAAGCTGATAGATTCTTCTCTGCTCTCGAGCTTAACAAAGCCAAAGTCGCTTCTCTCAAGTACGAGTACAGCGATTTAAAAGACAAGCTAGGCAATATCCAGACGGAAGTTGATGCAAACTCTGAGACAATCCGTCAGATTGACGACCAAATCGCTCAGCTACAAGCTAGACGCACTGAGCTGACCCGTTGTATCAGtaaaaaggagaaagagaaagtTGATCTGAGCTATGGGCAGAAGATGGTGGCTAACTCGATTCCGAAAGTGGTGCAGGAAGTTCAAGCAGCTAACTCCAAGAAACCAGAATGGGAGATGAAGAAAGAAAATGCTGTTAAACGCGAAGAAGAGATCCTCAATAAGTTCGCCTCTCTCAAAGGTTTTTATCTCTAA
- the LOC125597762 gene encoding serine/threonine-protein kinase STY13-like isoform X1 — protein sequence MEKRSGEEEEGGVGKKDRIFRADKIDLKSLDKQLEKHLSRVWSRNLEITHKAKEEEWEINLAKLETRNVIARGTFGTVYKGIYDGEAVAVKVLDWEDDGQESKTNRTLFRQEVTVWHKLNHPNVTKFVGASMGTTNLKIPTADSENSLPQRACCVVVEYVSGGTLKQYLIRNRRKKLAFKVVIKLALDLSRGLSYLHSEKIVHRDVKTENMLLDVQSNLKIADFGVARVEALNPKDMTGETGTLGYMAPEVIDGKPYNRRCDVYSFGICLWEIYCCEMPYPDLSFVDVSSAVVLHNMRPEIPRCCPTVLANIMKKCWDGNPQRRPEMEEVVKMLEGIDTSKGGGMIPEDQIPGGCFCFAPARGP from the exons ATGGAGAAGAGatcaggagaagaagaagaaggaggtgTTGGGAAGAAAGACAGGATCTTTCGAGCAGACAAGATCGATTTGAAGAGTTTAGATAAACAGCTTGAGAAACATCTGAGTAGGGTTTGGTCGAGGAACCTTGAGATAACTCATAAAGCTAAGGAGGAAGAGTGGGAGATTAATTTGGCTAAGTTGGAAACAAGGAATGTTATTGCTCGTGGTACTTTTGGGACGGTCTATAAAGGCATCTATGATGGTGAAGCTGTTGCag TGAAGGTGCTTGATTGGGAAGATGATGGTCAAGAAAGCAAAACAAATCGGACTTTATTTCGTCAAGAGGTCACTGTTTGGCACAAACTAAACCACCCAAATGTCACTAAG TTTGTTGGAGCATCAATGGGAACAACGAATCTGAAAATACCAACAGCTGATTCAGAAAACTCGTTACCTCAACGAGCTTGTTGTGTGGTTGTGGAATATGTTTCTGGTGGAACGTTGAAACAGTACTTGATCCGTAATAGACGCAAGAAACTCGCGTTTAAAGTTGTTATCAAACTCGCTCTCGACCTCTCTCGAGG GCTAAGCTATCTGCACTCAGAGAAGATTGTGCACCGTGATGTGAAAACAGAGAATATGCTTTTGGATGTTCAAAGTAATCTGAAAATAGCAGATTTTGGAGTAGCGAGAGTGGAAGCTCTGAATCCAAAGGACATGACTGGAGAAACGGGTACTCTTGGATACATGGCTCCTGAG GTTATAGATGGCAAGCCATACAACAGAAGGTGTGATGTTTACAGCTTTGGAATATGTTTATGGGAAATCTACTGCTGTGAAATGCCTTATCCTGATCTTAGCTTTGTCGATGTTTCTTCAGCTGTTGTCTTACAT AATATGAGACCGGAGATTCCGAGATGCTGCCCGACGGTATTGGCGAATATAATGAAGAAATGTTGGGATGGGAATCCGCAGAGACGACCAGAGATGGAGGAAGTGGTGAAGATGCTTGAAGGAATTGATACCAGTAAAGGCGGCGGTATGATACCTGAAGATCAAATTCCTGGCGGCTGCTTTTGCTTTGCTCCAGCTCGTGGCCCCTAA
- the LOC106402954 gene encoding pentatricopeptide repeat-containing protein At4g14850-like: MTLLTANALGSLLANAISTSSMRLGRVVHARIVKTLDSPPPPFLANYLINMYSKLDHPDSARLLLRLTPSRNVVSWTSLVSGLVQNGHFSSALLEFLEMRREGVFPNDFTFPCAFKAAASLRWPVTGKQIHALSVKCGRILDVFVGCSAFDMYCKTKLRGDARKMFDEIPQRNLATWNAFLSNSVTDGRPMEAVGAFIEFRKIGGHPNSITFCAFLNACSDGLLLSLGEQLHGLVFCSGFDTDVSVCNGLIDFYGKCKKIHCTETVFAEMGTRNAVSWCSLVAAYVQNHEDEKASLLFLRSRKEIVETSDFMISSTLSACAGMAGLELGRSVHAHAVKACVERTIFVGSALVDMYGKCGCIEDSEQAFDEMPEKNLVTMNSLIGGYAHQGQVDMALALFDQMAPRGSGPAPNYMTFVSVLSACSRAGDVENGMEIFDSMKSSYGIEPGAEHYSCVVDMLGRAGMVERAYEFIKKMPIQPTISVWGALQNACRMHSKPHLGVLAAENLFKLDPKDSGNHVLLSNTFAAAGRWAEANTVREEMKGVGIRKGTGYSWVTVKNQIHTFQAKDISHRMNKEIQTMLSKLRNEMEAAGYKPDLKLSLYDLEEEEKAAEVAHHSEKLALAFGLLALPLGVPIRITKNLRICGDCHSFFKFVSGSVKRDIIVRDNNRFHRFVGGTCSCKDYW, translated from the exons ATGACACTCCTCACGGCGAACGCTCTCGGCTCACTTCTCGCGAATGCAATCTCCACGAGCTCTATGCGTTTGGGCCGTGTCGTCCACGCGCGAATCGTCAAGACCCTCgactctcctcctcctccgttcCTGGCAAACTACCTCATCAACATGTACTCCAAACTCGACCATCCCGACTCGGCTCGACTCCTTCTCCGCCTCACTCCTTCCCGTAACGTCGTCTCTTGGACGTCACTCGTGTCCGGGCTAGTTCAAAACGGTCACTTCTCCTCCGCGTTGCTTGAGTTCTTGGAAATGCGACGGGAAGGTGTTTTCCCTAACGACTTCACCTTCCCTTGCGCCTTCAAAGCCGCGGCTTCTTTGCGGTGGCCGGTTACTGGGAAACAGATTCATGCTCTTTCTGTCAAGTGTGGACGTATACTTGATGTCTTTGTTGGCTGCAGTGCTTTTGATATGTATTGTAAGACCAAGCTTAGGGGTGATGCTCGCAAGATGTTCGATGAAATTCCTCAGAGGAATCTTGCAACTTGGAATGCCTTTTTATCTAACTCTGTCACTGATGGAAGGCCTATGGAAGCTGTTGGAGCTTTTATTGAGTTCAGGAAGATTGGTGGACACCCCAATTCCATAACTTTTTGCGCTTTCCTAAATGCTTGCTCAGATGGGTTGTTACTTAGTCTAGGTGAGCAGTTGCATGGGCTTGTGTTTTGTAGCGGGTTCGATACAGATGTGTCAGTGTGTAATGGGTTGATCGATTTCTATGGAAAGTGTAAGAAGATTCACTGCACTGAAACTGTGTTTGCTGAAATGGGGACAAGAAATGCTGTTTCTTGGTGTTCCTTGGTGGCTGCGTATGTGCAGAATCATGAAGATGAGAAGGCGTCTTTGTTGTTCCTACGTTCAAGGAAGGAGATTGTTGAGACTTCTGATTTTATGATCTCAAGCACTCTGAGTGCGTGTGCCGGTATGGCAGGTCTTGAGTTGGGGAGATCGGTACATGCTCACGCTGTGAAAGCTTGCGTTGAAAGGACTATCTTTGTGGGAAGTGCACTAGTTGACATGTATGGAAAATGCGGATGTATAGAAGATTCTGAACAAGCTTTCGATGAGATGCCTGAAAAGAACTTAGTGACGATGAATTCACTGATCGGTGGATATGCTCATCAGGGTCAGGTTGATATGGCATTGGCGTTATTTGATCAAATGGCACCACGTGGTTCCGGTCCGGctccaaattatatgacgtttgtGTCCGTGCTTTCAGCTTGTAGTAGAGCAGGGGATGTGGAAAACGGTATGGAGATATTTGATTCGATGAAGAGCAGTTACGGCATCGAGCCAGGAGCTGAGCACTATTCATGCGTTGTCGACATGCTAGGGAGAGCTGGGATGGTGGAACGAGCATACGAATTCATAAAGAAAATGCCAATTCAACCCACAATCTCGGTTTGGGGCGCTCTTCAGAATGCTTGTAGGATGCATAGTAAGCCACACCTCGGAGTATTGGCAGCTGAGAACCTTTTTAAACTTGACCCTAAAGATTCTGGCAACCACGTTCTGCTTTCCAATACGTTTGCAGCAGCTGGAAG GTGGGCGGAAGCCAACACCGTGAGAGAGGAGATGAAAGGGGTAGGAATCAGGAAAGGAACCGGGTACAGTTGGGTCACAGTAAAGAACCAAATCCATACGTTTCAAGCTAAGGACATATCACACAGAATGAACAAAGAGATCCAGACAATGCTGTCCAAGCTAAGGAATGAGATGGAGGCTGCAGGGTACAAGCCCGACCTGAAACTCTCTCTTTACGATCTGGAGGAAGAGGAGAAAGCAGCGGAAGTCGCGCACCACAGTGAGAAACTGGCTCTAGCGTTTGGCTTGCTAGCTTTACCACTCGGTGTTCCCATCAGGATCACAAAGAACCTTAGGATCTGTGGAGATTGTCACAGCTTCTTCAAGTTTGTGTCTGGGAGTGTTAAGAGAGATATCATTGTGAGAGACAATAACCGGTTTCATCGGTTCGTGGGTGGGACTTGTTCTTGTAAGGATTATTGGTAA
- the LOC125597756 gene encoding proteasome subunit beta type-2-A-like, with product MECVFGLVGNGFAIVAADTSAVHSILVHKNNEDKIMLLDSHKLIAASGEPGDRVQFTEYVQKNVSLYQFRNGIPLTTAAAANFTRGELATALRKNPYSVNILMAGYDKEAGASLYYIDYIATLHKVDKGAFGYGSYFSLSTMDRHFRSDMSVEEAIELVDKCITEIRSRLVIAPPNFVIKIVDKDGARTHAWRQSVQDVTTASV from the exons ATGGAGTGCGTGTTCGGTCTGGTCGGAAATGGATTCGCTATCGTGGCGGCGGATACATCGGCGGTTCACAGTATCCTTGTCCACAAGAACAACGAGGACAAGATCATGCTCCTTGACTCACACAAGCTCATTGCCGCAAGCGGCGAGCCTGGTGACCG GGTTCAGTTTACTGAGTATGTACAGAAGAATGTGTCACTGTATCAGTTCAGAAACGGGATCCCATTGACTACCGCTGCTGCTGCCAACTTCACTCGTGGCGAGCTCGCCACTGCTTTGAGAAAG AATCCCTACTCTGTGAACATCCTGATGGCTGGCTACGACAAAGAAGCAGGCGCATCGCTATACTACATTGACTACATTGCAACTCTTCACAAGGTTGACAAGGGAGCATTCGGTTACGGCTCATACTTCTCTCTCTCCACGATGGACAGGCACTTCCGCAGCGACATGTCCGTTGAAGAAGCCATTGAACTGGTGGACAAATGCATAACTGAGATCAGGTCAAGGCTGGTGATTGCACCACCAAACTTTGTGATCAAGATCGTGGACAAGGATGGAGCTCGTACTCACGCTTGGCGTCAGTCTGTTCAAGATGTCACCACTGCTTCTGTCTAA